The Planktothrix agardhii NIES-204 genomic interval ATAGAGACACTTTATAAGGGTATTGGCGGTGAATATTACTATGGAGAGAGTGCATGGAACTATGTAACTGAAAGAACAGGCATAGATTTAAAAGCAATTTTACAAAGAATTGCGGATCAAAATACAGCTTCTGATGAATAATAATTGATTAACCTATTAAAAACTATGAACAATACTTACAATATTATTCAAGGAGACTGTCTTGATATTGTCCAAGGAATGCAGCAAAATTCCGTTAATCTGATTTATTTAGATCCTCCTTTTTTTACTCAAAAACAGCATTCTTTGAAAACAAGAGATAGACAATCTGAATTTAGCTATGATGATTTATGGGAAAGTCATCAAGACTATGCAAAATTTATTCATGATAGGTTAGCTGTTCTACATCAGGTTTTAAAGGAAGATGGGTCAATTTTTGTACATTGTGATACCCATGCTAATTATATTATTAGATCAATTTTAGATCATATTTTTGGTCAAGAAAATTTTAGATCAGAAATTATTTGGAGTTACAAACGATGGTCAAATTCTAAAAAGGGATTATTACCCGCCCATCAAACTATCTTCTTTTATTCTAAGACAAATCAATTTATTTTTAATCCAATTTATTGTGATTATTCAGAGTCTACGAATATTGATCAAATCTTACAGAAACGTACCAGAGATGAGCATGGTAAAGCCGTTTATGCTAGGGATGATCATGGGGAAATCATTCCTGCTGATCCCAAAAAGGGAGTGCCATTAAGTGATGTTTGGGAGATTCCCTATTTAAACCCTAAAGCTAAAGAGCGTGTGGGTTATCCCAGTCAAAAACCAATTTTACTCCTAGAACAAATTATTGAATTAGCCTCTAATCCGGGGGATATTATATTAGACCCTTTTTGTGGAAGTGGGACAACAATTATTGCAGCTAAATTATTAAATCGTTCAGCCTGGGGAATTGATATTTCCCCCGATGCTGTTCAAATCTGTAAAGATAGATTAAAAACTCCAATTAAATCCGAATCTTTGCTCCTTCAAAAAGGTCGAAAAGCCTATCTTAATGCCAATGAAGATGCACTCAATATTATTGCTAGTTTAGATGTTATTCCAGTTCAAAGAAATCAAGGAATAGATGCTATTTTAAAACAGAATTATCAAGGAAAGCCCGTTCCTATTCGGGTACAGCGTCGGGGAGAAAGTTTACACAAAGCACTCGCTTTACTGCATAAAGCATCTCAAATTAAAGGGGCTGTAAAATCTATTTTAGTCAAAACATCTGATGATCTTTTTGAGCTTGAAATGACAGATATTCCCGACCATATCATGATTATAGAAGCTCCGGCTTATGCTGTTCAAAAAGGGTTTTACT includes:
- a CDS encoding DNA methylase N-4/N-6 domain protein produces the protein MNNTYNIIQGDCLDIVQGMQQNSVNLIYLDPPFFTQKQHSLKTRDRQSEFSYDDLWESHQDYAKFIHDRLAVLHQVLKEDGSIFVHCDTHANYIIRSILDHIFGQENFRSEIIWSYKRWSNSKKGLLPAHQTIFFYSKTNQFIFNPIYCDYSESTNIDQILQKRTRDEHGKAVYARDDHGEIIPADPKKGVPLSDVWEIPYLNPKAKERVGYPSQKPILLLEQIIELASNPGDIILDPFCGSGTTIIAAKLLNRSAWGIDISPDAVQICKDRLKTPIKSESLLLQKGRKAYLNANEDALNIIASLDVIPVQRNQGIDAILKQNYQGKPVPIRVQRRGESLHKALALLHKASQIKGAVKSILVKTSDDLFELEMTDIPDHIMIIEAPAYAVQKGFYLN